In one Thermaerobacter sp. PB12/4term genomic region, the following are encoded:
- a CDS encoding 4a-hydroxytetrahydrobiopterin dehydratase, with protein MPQRLDEPAIQERLASLPGWERQGHTLRRVYRLASFRDAVFFVGVVAGLAEGMNHHPDIDIRYRQVTLALTTHSAGGLTDLDFALAEAIDRHTARWRGAAGEGSGP; from the coding sequence CCAGGAGCGGCTGGCGTCCCTGCCGGGGTGGGAGCGCCAGGGCCACACCCTCCGCCGGGTGTACCGGCTGGCTTCCTTCCGGGACGCCGTCTTCTTCGTGGGCGTGGTGGCCGGGCTGGCCGAAGGGATGAACCACCATCCCGACATCGACATCCGTTACCGGCAGGTCACCCTGGCCCTGACGACCCACAGCGCCGGGGGCCTCACCGATCTGGACTTCGCCCTGGCCGAGGCCATCGACCGCCACACCGCCCGCTGGCGGGGTGCGGCCGGGGAAGGATCGGGCCCATGA
- a CDS encoding PaaI family thioesterase gives MTRREVPVPGAAVPGGQPGAQRGETPGGGEPRTPQGRTLPGRGPGAPQGGTPPGGEPAGGTGADPGSGHGADPDAAGLPNPGHPDDAIPFRRHLGIQVVQAAAGRALLRLPARPEIGNRFGNVHGGALATLVDGAMSNAILSLLPAGDRIGGTIELSIRFLEPARGTVMAEGRVLRLGGRIAFAQADVRDGAGRLVATAQGSYALHRHRAPERSGPAPGRPDQAGRRWA, from the coding sequence ATGACTCGCCGGGAAGTCCCGGTGCCGGGGGCCGCGGTACCGGGCGGGCAGCCCGGTGCACAGCGGGGCGAAACCCCTGGGGGCGGGGAGCCCCGTACACCCCAGGGCCGAACCCTTCCGGGCAGGGGGCCCGGAGCGCCCCAGGGCGGAACCCCTCCGGGCGGCGAGCCTGCGGGCGGCACCGGCGCGGACCCCGGTTCCGGCCACGGCGCCGATCCCGACGCTGCCGGTCTGCCAAACCCGGGCCATCCCGACGACGCCATCCCCTTCCGGCGCCACCTGGGCATCCAGGTGGTCCAGGCGGCGGCGGGGCGCGCCCTCCTGCGCCTGCCGGCCCGGCCCGAGATCGGCAACCGCTTCGGGAATGTCCACGGCGGGGCCCTGGCCACCCTGGTGGACGGTGCCATGAGCAACGCCATCCTGTCGCTGCTGCCGGCCGGCGACCGCATCGGCGGGACCATCGAGCTGTCCATCCGGTTCCTGGAGCCGGCCCGGGGCACCGTCATGGCCGAGGGACGGGTCCTGCGGCTGGGTGGCCGGATCGCCTTTGCCCAGGCCGACGTGCGGGATGGCGCCGGCCGCCTGGTGGCCACCGCCCAGGGCAGTTATGCCCTGCACCGGCACCGGGCGCCCGAGCGGTCCGGCCCCGCGCCCGGCCGGCCGGACCAGGCGGGACGCCGGTGGGCGTGA
- a CDS encoding class I SAM-dependent rRNA methyltransferase codes for MPPTSSDAGDAGRSGAGPAMASLPRERATRVQLKPGRDAALRQGRLWVYRTDVYTVSDDAYDPGDIVQVVDARGRFVGKGYINPRSMIFVRLLTADPDEAIDRAFFRRRLERALALRQRLQAAQPDTDSFRLVFAEADLLPALIVDRFAGVLVIQTLALGIDRWQPLLVELLDELAAPQGIYERNDVPVRELEGLPQRAGFLRGRFDPRVVIRENGLPLVVDLARGHKTGYFLDQRDNRAALRRYVKGARVLDAFCHTGAFTCHALAYGAREVVAVDIQEEVLAVARENVEQVRRQLGSGEARVTFHHANAFDFLRARAAEGDRYDVIILDPPAFAKNRQALPGAYRGYKEVNLRAMKMLPPGGILVTCSCSYHMTRDLFEEMLRDAARDVGRRVRILERRGAAPDHPVLLGAGESDYLKCYIVEVW; via the coding sequence TTGCCTCCAACCTCCTCGGACGCAGGGGACGCAGGACGAAGCGGCGCCGGCCCCGCCATGGCGAGCCTGCCGCGGGAACGGGCGACCCGGGTCCAGCTCAAGCCGGGGCGGGATGCCGCCCTGCGCCAGGGCCGGCTCTGGGTCTACCGCACCGACGTCTACACCGTCTCGGACGACGCCTACGACCCCGGGGACATCGTCCAGGTGGTGGACGCCCGGGGGCGGTTCGTAGGTAAGGGTTACATCAACCCCCGGTCCATGATCTTCGTCCGCCTGCTCACCGCCGACCCGGACGAAGCCATCGACCGCGCCTTCTTCCGCCGCCGCCTCGAGCGGGCCCTGGCCCTGCGCCAGCGCCTGCAGGCGGCCCAGCCCGACACCGACAGCTTCCGGCTGGTCTTCGCCGAGGCCGACCTGCTGCCCGCCCTGATCGTCGACCGGTTCGCCGGGGTGCTGGTGATCCAGACCCTGGCCCTGGGCATCGACCGCTGGCAGCCGCTGCTCGTCGAGCTGCTGGACGAGCTGGCGGCGCCCCAGGGAATCTACGAGCGCAACGACGTGCCGGTCCGGGAGCTGGAGGGGTTGCCCCAGCGGGCCGGGTTCCTCAGGGGCCGGTTCGACCCGCGGGTGGTGATCCGGGAAAACGGGCTGCCGCTGGTGGTGGACCTGGCCCGGGGGCATAAGACCGGCTACTTCCTGGACCAGCGGGACAACCGGGCCGCCCTGCGGCGTTACGTCAAGGGGGCCCGGGTCCTGGATGCCTTCTGCCACACCGGGGCCTTCACCTGCCACGCCCTGGCCTACGGCGCCCGGGAGGTGGTGGCGGTGGACATCCAGGAAGAGGTCCTGGCGGTGGCCCGCGAGAACGTGGAGCAGGTGCGCCGGCAGCTGGGCAGCGGCGAGGCCCGGGTGACCTTCCACCACGCCAACGCCTTCGACTTTCTGCGGGCTCGGGCGGCCGAGGGCGACCGCTACGACGTGATCATCCTCGATCCCCCGGCCTTCGCCAAGAACCGCCAGGCGCTGCCCGGTGCTTACCGCGGGTACAAGGAGGTCAACCTGCGGGCGATGAAGATGCTGCCGCCCGGCGGGATCCTGGTCACCTGCTCCTGCTCCTACCACATGACCCGCGACCTGTTCGAAGAGATGCTGCGCGACGCCGCCCGGGATGTGGGCCGGCGGGTCCGGATCCTGGAGCGGCGGGGTGCCGCCCCCGACCACCCCGTCCTGCTGGGGGCGGGGGAAAGCGACTACCTCAAGTGCTACATCGTCGAGGTATGGTAG
- a CDS encoding TIGR01777 family oxidoreductase, whose product MRVVISGGTGLIGSALARRLQAQGHEVVILTRGAKGGPAGTAAGPAAGEGADGGGGPLRYLSWTAKPVASGDPRPGWWEAVAGAGAVVNLAGESIAAGRWTPRQKERIRESRIQATRALVQAIEAAEPRPAVLVSGSAVGYYGPRGDEVIDEEAPPGDDFLSRVCVDWEAEARKAGAAGVRVVLVRTGLVLAREGGALPRLVLPFRLGAGGPLGHGRQWMPWIHLDDLVALFAFLIETPDLEGPFNGTAPEPVTSRDLARALGRVLRRPSWLPAPAVALRLALGEMADALLLSGQRAVPRRAREAGFRFRFPEVEPALQDLLGR is encoded by the coding sequence ATGCGGGTGGTGATCAGCGGCGGCACGGGCCTGATCGGATCGGCCCTCGCCCGCCGGCTGCAGGCGCAGGGGCATGAGGTGGTGATCCTCACCCGGGGGGCCAAGGGCGGGCCCGCGGGTACGGCGGCCGGCCCGGCGGCCGGGGAGGGGGCGGATGGCGGCGGAGGGCCGTTGCGCTACCTGTCCTGGACGGCGAAACCGGTAGCGTCCGGGGACCCCCGGCCGGGCTGGTGGGAGGCGGTGGCCGGCGCGGGGGCGGTGGTCAACCTGGCGGGGGAGTCCATCGCCGCCGGCCGCTGGACCCCGCGCCAGAAGGAGCGGATCCGGGAAAGCCGCATCCAGGCCACCCGGGCGCTGGTCCAGGCCATCGAGGCGGCCGAGCCCCGGCCGGCGGTGCTGGTGAGCGGGTCGGCGGTGGGCTACTACGGGCCCCGAGGCGACGAGGTGATCGACGAGGAAGCGCCGCCGGGGGACGACTTCCTCAGCCGGGTCTGCGTGGATTGGGAAGCCGAGGCCCGCAAGGCCGGAGCGGCCGGCGTGCGGGTGGTCCTGGTGCGGACGGGGCTCGTCCTGGCCCGGGAGGGGGGCGCCCTGCCCCGGCTGGTTCTTCCCTTCCGGCTGGGCGCCGGCGGACCGCTGGGTCATGGGCGGCAGTGGATGCCCTGGATCCACCTGGACGACCTGGTGGCCCTGTTCGCCTTCCTCATCGAAACGCCGGACCTGGAAGGCCCGTTCAACGGCACGGCGCCTGAGCCGGTGACCAGCCGGGACCTCGCCCGGGCCCTGGGGCGGGTGCTGCGCCGGCCGTCCTGGCTGCCGGCGCCGGCCGTTGCCCTGCGCCTGGCCCTGGGGGAGATGGCCGACGCCCTGCTCTTGAGCGGCCAGCGGGCCGTGCCGCGCCGGGCCCGGGAAGCAGGCTTCCGCTTCCGGTTCCCGGAGGTCGAACCGGCGCTGCAAGATCTCTTAGGCCGCTAG
- a CDS encoding MFS transporter, translating to MSASGTPTGAPARDASPAGPPARQAAPAPSARGPSLWRHRPFVVLWLARIVSVAGGMASMMAIQWWVLETTGSAQRMASVNAVAALVMAVAGLPAGVLVDRWHRGRFFLVLEIGRGLVMAALAALLFTGQASLPAVLVLLAVDAAGLALFMPLSSAIWPELVPPQQLAAANGLVATGESVGRIAGPALGGMLASRHAGWAALVDAVSYAVSAVAILLAGALGWKAPAGSSPAEGAAGRSVAPSEAGGPAAPRAGRDAGRRPAGPAGGPHGSFAGQFREGLAAVFGRPDLGPFFILVSVLNLAFAASFVLIPVVVQRVLQGGPQVLGWIQASFAVGALTGGLLAGTGRGPRRARGWMQLIVLQALLCTVLGSSRWLPASIAAGWVFGVVNALVNVAATTMLQQAVAPGLRGRVFGLLYTVAMILQPLGQMAGGTLADRVPVPSIFAATALFTVLALAVAWWRAPAMRTLLDRPAAGNAAAPRSGAVEVNLG from the coding sequence GTGTCCGCCAGCGGCACCCCCACCGGCGCCCCGGCCCGCGACGCCTCGCCGGCCGGGCCTCCGGCGCGCCAGGCAGCGCCTGCACCCTCAGCGCGTGGACCTTCCCTCTGGCGCCACCGCCCCTTTGTCGTGCTGTGGCTGGCCCGGATCGTCTCCGTGGCCGGCGGCATGGCCAGCATGATGGCCATCCAGTGGTGGGTCCTGGAGACCACCGGCTCGGCCCAGCGGATGGCCAGCGTCAACGCGGTGGCCGCCCTGGTCATGGCCGTGGCCGGCCTGCCCGCCGGCGTGCTGGTTGACCGCTGGCACCGCGGCCGGTTCTTCCTGGTTCTCGAGATCGGGCGCGGCCTGGTGATGGCCGCCCTGGCCGCCCTGCTTTTCACCGGACAGGCGAGCCTTCCCGCGGTCCTGGTGCTTCTCGCCGTGGACGCCGCGGGCCTGGCGCTCTTCATGCCCCTGAGCAGCGCCATCTGGCCAGAGCTGGTGCCGCCCCAGCAGCTGGCGGCGGCCAACGGCCTGGTGGCCACCGGCGAGAGCGTGGGCCGCATCGCCGGACCCGCCCTGGGCGGCATGCTGGCCAGCCGGCATGCGGGCTGGGCCGCCCTGGTCGACGCCGTCTCCTATGCCGTCTCGGCCGTGGCCATCCTGCTGGCGGGGGCCCTGGGCTGGAAGGCGCCTGCGGGGTCTTCGCCGGCCGAGGGCGCCGCCGGCCGGTCCGTAGCCCCATCGGAGGCCGGTGGTCCAGCGGCGCCCCGGGCAGGCCGTGACGCCGGCAGGCGCCCGGCGGGCCCGGCCGGGGGCCCCCACGGGTCCTTCGCCGGCCAGTTCCGGGAGGGGTTGGCGGCCGTCTTCGGGCGGCCCGACCTGGGCCCCTTCTTCATCCTGGTGTCGGTCCTCAACCTGGCGTTCGCCGCTTCCTTCGTCCTGATCCCCGTGGTGGTGCAGCGAGTGCTGCAAGGGGGACCGCAGGTTCTGGGGTGGATCCAGGCATCCTTTGCCGTGGGCGCCTTGACCGGCGGCCTGCTGGCGGGAACCGGGCGAGGGCCGCGCCGGGCCCGGGGCTGGATGCAACTGATCGTCCTCCAGGCCCTCCTTTGCACCGTCCTGGGCTCGAGCCGCTGGCTGCCCGCCAGCATCGCCGCCGGGTGGGTCTTCGGCGTGGTCAACGCCCTGGTCAACGTGGCCGCCACCACCATGCTCCAGCAGGCGGTGGCGCCCGGTCTCCGCGGCCGGGTGTTCGGCCTGCTCTACACCGTGGCCATGATCCTGCAACCCCTGGGCCAGATGGCCGGCGGCACCCTGGCGGACCGGGTTCCCGTCCCCAGCATCTTCGCCGCCACGGCGCTTTTCACCGTGCTCGCCCTGGCCGTAGCCTGGTGGCGGGCCCCGGCCATGCGCACCCTGCTGGATCGCCCCGCCGCCGGGAACGCCGCCGCGCCCCGGTCCGGGGCTGTGGAGGTGAATCTCGGATGA
- a CDS encoding DUF2089 domain-containing protein, which yields MRPPFEVPARCPHCGHGLEVREVVCPVCATQIRSRYRLSPFDLLDPEQRRFALLFLRAAGNLREMERLLGVSYPTVRKKLDEIIEALGGPAAAGSGAGGAGSPGADSPRARTRQAILERVRRGELAVDEALELLSGAGPASGPGPGSRPAAGFAGGLDLEEHPVRPGEGEEPQ from the coding sequence ATGAGACCGCCCTTTGAAGTTCCCGCCCGCTGCCCCCACTGCGGCCACGGCCTGGAGGTCCGGGAGGTGGTCTGCCCGGTGTGCGCGACCCAGATCCGGTCCCGGTACCGGCTGAGCCCCTTCGACCTCCTGGATCCGGAGCAGCGGCGGTTTGCCCTGCTCTTCCTGCGGGCGGCCGGCAACCTCCGGGAGATGGAGCGGCTGCTGGGGGTGTCGTACCCCACGGTGCGCAAGAAGCTGGACGAGATCATCGAGGCCCTGGGCGGCCCGGCCGCGGCGGGCTCCGGCGCAGGGGGAGCCGGTTCGCCCGGCGCCGATTCCCCCAGGGCACGAACCCGGCAGGCCATCCTGGAGCGGGTGCGGCGGGGCGAGCTGGCGGTGGACGAGGCGCTGGAACTGTTGAGCGGTGCGGGTCCGGCCAGCGGCCCGGGGCCCGGCTCCCGCCCGGCAGCCGGCTTCGCCGGCGGCCTGGACCTTGAGGAGCACCCTGTTCGGCCTGGGGAAGGGGAGGAACCGCAATGA